In the Leptolyngbya sp. FACHB-261 genome, one interval contains:
- a CDS encoding MoxR family ATPase: MREAADPKDNSASPRESSVLMVQALRQNVASVLKGKSAVIDLVLAGFLARGHLLLEDVPGVGKTLLGRALAGSIAGQFKRIQFTPDLLPSDITGVSIYEASHQEFRFVPGPVFAQIVLADEINRATPRTQAALLEAMGEGQLSVDGVTRPLPQPFLVIATQNPVEYQGTYPLPEAQLDRFALCLQMGYPDRSSELAMIFEPPQTSSLSALRPVISPDQMRYLQAQVAGVHLERSLADYVLDIVAATRSHKTLKLGASPRGTLSLVQVAKAWALTHGRDYVVPDDIRMLVGPVLGHRILPQVPMSLTDPRRAEILNSILNSIQVPPVNLSGPNYSTPFYRG; this comes from the coding sequence ATGAGGGAGGCAGCTGACCCGAAGGACAACAGCGCATCGCCAAGAGAGAGTAGCGTGCTGATGGTGCAGGCACTACGGCAGAACGTGGCCTCAGTGCTGAAGGGCAAATCGGCGGTCATAGACCTAGTTCTAGCGGGATTTTTGGCACGGGGACATCTGCTGTTAGAAGATGTGCCTGGTGTGGGCAAAACCTTGCTAGGGCGAGCCCTGGCCGGTTCGATTGCGGGTCAATTCAAGCGCATCCAGTTCACGCCAGACCTGCTGCCCTCAGACATCACCGGCGTATCCATCTACGAAGCTAGCCATCAAGAGTTCCGCTTTGTACCGGGGCCTGTGTTTGCCCAAATTGTCCTGGCGGACGAAATCAATCGAGCCACACCGCGCACCCAGGCAGCCCTACTCGAAGCGATGGGCGAGGGCCAATTAAGTGTTGATGGCGTCACGCGGCCTTTGCCCCAACCGTTTCTGGTGATTGCGACCCAGAACCCGGTGGAGTACCAGGGCACCTATCCTCTGCCTGAAGCTCAGCTTGACCGCTTCGCCCTGTGTCTGCAGATGGGCTATCCCGACCGCAGTAGTGAACTGGCAATGATCTTTGAGCCACCCCAGACCAGCTCCTTGAGCGCCTTGCGGCCAGTGATCTCCCCGGACCAGATGCGCTATCTCCAGGCCCAAGTCGCAGGGGTTCATCTGGAGCGCAGTCTGGCCGACTATGTGCTGGACATTGTCGCCGCCACTCGTAGCCACAAAACTCTCAAGCTGGGAGCTAGCCCACGGGGGACACTGTCCCTGGTGCAGGTCGCCAAAGCTTGGGCCCTCACTCACGGACGCGATTATGTCGTTCCAGATGACATCCGGATGCTGGTGGGGCCTGTCTTGGGTCATCGCATCCTGCCGCAGGTGCCCATGTCCCTTACCGATCCGCGTCGCGCCGAAATTCTCAACAGCATTCTCAACAGCATTCAGGTGCCTCCGGTCAACCTGAGCGGTCCCAACTATTCCACCCCGTTCTACCGTGGCTAA
- a CDS encoding low specificity L-threonine aldolase, whose translation MNFGSDNVTGVAPEIMAALVAANEGSATSYGNDEISQRLTAHFSELFETAITVFPVATGSAANALALSVLTPPYGSIYCHNQAHIEVDECGAPEFYTGGAKLVLLPGQHGRIQAADLTAALANAGTGVVHHVQPAALSLTQATEAGTVYTPEAVSELAEIAHAHNLGVHMDGARFANAVVGLNCSPADITWRAGVDVLSFGATKNGAMAAEAVVFFKPELAASFGYRRKRAGHLFSKMRYLSAQLEAYITDDLWLRNATRANDMAAKLAAGLATLPGAALKHPVEANEIFVSLPETVVDGLLADGFHFYRWDRDSIRLVTAFNTQVADVTALLEAAQRYSQIDHQLDSQMDQVNSQTGNSQTSLSVA comes from the coding sequence ATGAATTTTGGCAGTGATAATGTAACAGGTGTAGCACCTGAAATTATGGCGGCGCTGGTAGCAGCCAATGAAGGATCGGCAACATCCTACGGCAATGACGAGATCAGCCAGAGACTCACCGCCCACTTTTCTGAATTATTCGAAACTGCGATTACGGTTTTTCCAGTCGCCACCGGCTCAGCCGCCAACGCCCTAGCGCTATCGGTGCTGACGCCGCCTTATGGCTCTATCTACTGCCACAACCAGGCCCACATTGAGGTCGATGAATGTGGCGCACCGGAGTTTTACACAGGTGGCGCGAAGCTAGTCCTCCTACCAGGGCAGCACGGCAGAATTCAGGCAGCAGACTTGACCGCAGCTCTGGCCAATGCCGGCACAGGCGTTGTGCATCATGTGCAGCCAGCAGCGCTGAGTTTGACTCAGGCAACCGAGGCCGGAACCGTCTACACACCTGAAGCGGTGAGCGAGCTGGCCGAAATTGCCCATGCCCACAATCTGGGCGTACATATGGATGGGGCGCGCTTTGCCAATGCCGTGGTGGGATTGAACTGTAGCCCAGCAGATATTACCTGGCGAGCGGGAGTAGATGTGCTCTCGTTTGGCGCGACCAAGAACGGTGCCATGGCGGCTGAGGCTGTGGTCTTCTTTAAGCCAGAATTAGCCGCTAGCTTTGGCTATCGTCGCAAGCGGGCGGGCCATCTCTTCTCTAAAATGCGTTATCTCTCAGCGCAACTCGAAGCCTATATCACTGACGATTTGTGGCTGCGCAATGCCACTCGCGCTAACGACATGGCGGCTAAACTGGCGGCTGGTTTAGCAACCTTGCCAGGTGCGGCCTTGAAGCACCCAGTTGAAGCTAACGAAATTTTCGTCTCCTTGCCTGAGACCGTGGTTGACGGGCTATTAGCTGACGGTTTTCACTTCTACCGCTGGGACCGGGATAGCATCCGCTTGGTCACTGCCTTCAATACTCAGGTGGCTGATGTCACGGCTCTGCTAGAAGCGGCTCAGCGCTACAGCCAGATTGATCATCAACTTGATAGTCAAATGGATCAAGTTAATAGCCAAACCGGTAATAGCCAAACCAGTCTGAGTGTTGCCTAA
- the psb32 gene encoding photosystem II repair protein Psb32: protein MKQRLKQLVQRVVLAITLLIALTQFMTLPAHAIELEDVPALVAGDRTWVRDLADVLSRDTEGRLNRVLDDLERTTGKSVRIVTLRHLDYGDTSAAVASGLFEQWFQTPAEQANQTLLLLDTRSREAALQVGEQIKALLPDDLVESITNETMAPQIREGNLNQALLAGASRLSAVLSGLDDPGPPQVTQAVAPTATFPGETDTGDAAKLVGFLLLAAVLIPMVTYYAYRIWS, encoded by the coding sequence ATGAAACAACGCCTGAAGCAGTTGGTGCAGCGTGTCGTGCTAGCGATTACTCTGCTGATTGCACTGACCCAGTTCATGACCCTGCCTGCCCATGCTATCGAACTGGAGGACGTTCCAGCTCTAGTGGCTGGCGATCGCACCTGGGTTAGAGACCTGGCTGATGTGCTTAGCCGTGATACAGAGGGTCGTCTGAATCGGGTCTTGGATGATTTAGAGCGTACGACGGGTAAGTCAGTTCGCATTGTCACGCTACGCCATCTCGACTATGGCGATACATCTGCCGCTGTTGCCTCAGGTCTATTTGAGCAATGGTTCCAAACCCCAGCTGAGCAGGCTAACCAAACTCTGCTTCTACTGGATACCCGCAGTCGCGAGGCCGCTCTCCAGGTGGGGGAACAAATCAAGGCTCTACTACCGGACGACTTGGTTGAGAGCATCACCAACGAGACGATGGCACCACAGATCCGAGAAGGCAACCTGAATCAGGCGTTGCTAGCCGGAGCCAGCCGTCTCAGTGCTGTTCTCTCCGGCTTAGACGATCCGGGGCCGCCTCAAGTCACCCAAGCGGTTGCGCCTACTGCAACTTTTCCGGGCGAGACGGATACAGGAGATGCAGCTAAGCTAGTTGGCTTTCTGCTGCTCGCTGCCGTGTTGATTCCGATGGTGACCTACTATGCCTATCGCATCTGGTCTTAG
- a CDS encoding mannosyltransferase family protein yields the protein MKKLLKSPYLWPLLGVLVASRLLVLLSMLWLAPNVSIAYLNLQQPHSLGVSDLMGRPVVVEARSPDHQPHSLSYTFAGCPSATIEVTGLRQYELRSCPQAEQPRQLTLEVAPKLQVFYAGLAAMGAGQGNLLWLQFAKLDLQSQAAVHTLSLHELKPLERLLHSVYNWDARWYLSIARFGYFYNERLLGAQQYTNAAFYPLLPFLGRGLAFLTGLPPELTLLGMVQVLAVVAGVLLFRLALLMRLQPSAAFASVVLYALFPTSFFLSLPYTESLYITLSLLVFLNLENRWAPLAAALSVLARSTGIVHMPVLLLQTRGDWRQRLQRGLVAGLGLVAFATWLGATVKDPLAFVHAQQAWKEPMRPGNHWQHLLDALLLGPVVRLGNWIQHSPWSWASLNLVVAVLVLVTLFTGYQLIPKPLRLYTLLSLALPYFTFASSRVEMLSFGRFALAAYPLFLVWGQWLSPHPRLLATLVGLAILLLARLSADFGAGAFLG from the coding sequence GTGAAAAAACTGCTGAAGTCGCCCTATCTCTGGCCGCTGTTGGGGGTGCTGGTTGCCTCCCGGCTATTGGTTCTGCTGTCGATGCTCTGGTTGGCCCCCAATGTGAGCATTGCTTACCTCAATCTTCAACAGCCGCACAGCTTGGGCGTCAGTGATTTGATGGGGCGACCCGTGGTCGTAGAGGCGCGTAGCCCAGACCATCAGCCCCATTCCCTGAGCTACACGTTCGCGGGCTGTCCCTCGGCAACGATTGAGGTGACGGGACTTCGGCAGTACGAGCTGCGTAGCTGCCCTCAGGCTGAACAACCTCGGCAGCTTACGCTTGAAGTCGCGCCCAAGCTGCAGGTGTTTTACGCTGGCTTGGCGGCGATGGGCGCCGGTCAGGGCAATTTGCTCTGGCTGCAATTTGCCAAGCTGGATCTCCAAAGTCAAGCGGCGGTGCATACGCTCTCGCTGCATGAACTGAAGCCTTTGGAGCGGTTGCTGCACAGCGTCTACAACTGGGACGCTCGCTGGTATCTCAGCATTGCTCGCTTCGGCTACTTCTACAACGAACGCCTGCTGGGTGCGCAGCAATATACCAATGCCGCCTTTTATCCATTGCTGCCGTTTTTGGGTCGCGGCCTGGCGTTCCTGACTGGCTTACCGCCCGAGCTCACGCTGCTGGGGATGGTGCAGGTCTTGGCTGTGGTGGCTGGAGTATTGCTATTTCGGTTAGCGCTGTTAATGCGGCTTCAGCCCTCAGCAGCCTTTGCTTCAGTGGTTCTCTATGCCCTGTTTCCCACTTCGTTTTTTCTGTCGCTGCCCTATACAGAATCGCTCTACATCACACTGTCGCTGCTGGTTTTTCTAAACTTAGAAAATCGCTGGGCGCCTCTGGCTGCAGCCTTATCGGTATTGGCCCGCTCCACCGGCATCGTGCATATGCCAGTTCTATTACTTCAAACGCGAGGCGATTGGCGGCAGCGTTTGCAGCGAGGGTTGGTGGCAGGATTGGGACTAGTCGCTTTCGCAACCTGGCTGGGCGCGACTGTGAAGGATCCTCTAGCGTTTGTGCATGCGCAACAAGCCTGGAAGGAGCCGATGCGACCGGGTAATCACTGGCAACACCTGCTAGATGCCTTGCTGCTGGGGCCGGTCGTGCGCTTAGGCAACTGGATCCAGCACTCTCCCTGGAGCTGGGCCAGCCTTAATCTGGTAGTCGCTGTGCTAGTTTTAGTGACTCTATTCACAGGCTATCAGCTCATTCCCAAGCCGCTGCGACTGTATACCCTCTTGTCGCTGGCACTGCCCTATTTCACCTTTGCTTCTAGCCGAGTTGAGATGTTGTCCTTTGGCCGGTTTGCGTTAGCCGCCTATCCGTTGTTTCTAGTTTGGGGTCAATGGCTGAGCCCTCATCCCCGTTTGTTGGCGACACTGGTTGGTCTGGCTATTTTGTTATTGGCCAGACTAAGCGCCGATTTTGGTGCCGGGGCATTTCTAGGCTGA
- a CDS encoding DUF58 domain-containing protein: MAKPRPRPVNRSWTTAVGRGVLLVGLLACALLIANRNATILALLIGAVAFWLTGTLFDRQTFSPSHLSRNAPSWVIEGGTLTVALDLRLNRPLAGALLEEIFPNQWINLRFLKAGNHLLHYSLTAPRRGFYSAESLRLRQRDRLGLREHQTELPVGAKVLVLPRTEVLDHWSTLSWLNLGQGLYSDPFAIGAGEEFYRVREYRPGDPLRSIDWKATARSRSPIVREFSRTRADSGMTLLLHLGTQALCAGRQSETNVEAAIRAAATLGRHCLENQQRLRLVSASRAVDQAGLRWQSDCWEGSLAVEPFLSRLAFLEPGSQMVSLDQAPLAADDGQMAGPIVWIDAAPNHLSLEVLLEASGRGQPLAAILVDWASFWALEFSAEAGSLTLLNPEAAEGEPRFTRIVHELSACLPGLPQVKATQLVQQVYCQGQAALSLLPGQKPERLSQSLNQRGLRAVLDPELAGPDFPALRQVGVPLVVLRPEQSFAQALTNARL; this comes from the coding sequence GTGGCTAAACCCCGGCCTCGTCCAGTCAACCGCTCCTGGACGACAGCGGTTGGGCGGGGCGTGTTGCTGGTTGGACTGCTGGCCTGTGCGCTACTGATTGCCAACCGCAATGCCACAATCCTGGCACTGCTCATTGGCGCAGTTGCCTTCTGGCTGACCGGGACACTTTTTGACCGTCAGACTTTTAGCCCGAGCCACCTTAGCCGCAATGCTCCCAGTTGGGTGATCGAAGGGGGGACGCTGACCGTAGCGCTGGATCTGCGCCTGAACCGTCCTCTGGCCGGAGCCCTACTGGAAGAGATCTTCCCCAACCAGTGGATCAATCTGCGCTTCCTAAAAGCTGGGAACCACTTGTTGCACTACAGCCTCACGGCCCCGCGACGCGGCTTCTATAGTGCTGAGAGTTTACGCTTGCGCCAGCGCGACCGGCTGGGCTTGCGCGAACACCAGACCGAACTGCCGGTTGGCGCCAAGGTGCTGGTGCTGCCCCGCACTGAAGTTCTGGATCACTGGTCAACCTTGAGCTGGCTGAACTTGGGCCAAGGGCTCTATAGCGATCCTTTTGCTATCGGCGCTGGCGAGGAATTCTATCGGGTTCGCGAATACCGGCCAGGCGACCCCTTGCGCAGCATCGACTGGAAAGCCACGGCGCGCAGCCGCAGCCCGATTGTGCGGGAATTTAGCCGCACCCGGGCCGACAGCGGTATGACCCTACTGCTGCATCTAGGTACACAGGCGCTCTGTGCTGGGCGGCAAAGCGAAACCAACGTCGAAGCCGCGATTCGGGCCGCAGCAACCTTGGGCCGCCATTGCCTGGAAAATCAGCAACGGCTGCGCTTGGTCAGTGCCAGCCGCGCAGTTGACCAGGCAGGCTTGCGCTGGCAGTCGGACTGCTGGGAAGGGTCGCTGGCGGTGGAGCCTTTTCTGTCCCGTTTGGCATTCCTCGAACCCGGTTCTCAGATGGTCAGCCTGGACCAAGCACCACTGGCCGCAGATGACGGCCAAATGGCCGGTCCAATCGTCTGGATCGATGCCGCCCCCAATCACTTGAGCCTAGAAGTGCTTCTAGAAGCCAGCGGACGAGGCCAGCCGCTGGCGGCCATTCTGGTCGATTGGGCCAGCTTTTGGGCCTTGGAATTCTCGGCTGAAGCAGGCAGCTTGACCCTGCTCAACCCGGAAGCAGCCGAGGGCGAACCCCGCTTTACGCGCATTGTGCATGAGCTGTCGGCCTGCCTGCCGGGTTTGCCGCAGGTGAAAGCAACCCAACTGGTGCAGCAGGTCTACTGCCAGGGTCAGGCTGCGCTCAGTCTTCTGCCCGGACAGAAACCAGAACGGCTGAGCCAAAGCTTGAATCAACGGGGCCTGCGGGCGGTGCTAGATCCTGAACTGGCCGGACCCGATTTTCCGGCCCTGCGTCAAGTTGGGGTGCCCCTAGTGGTTCTGCGGCCCGAGCAAAGCTTTGCGCAAGCACTCACCAACGCCAGGCTCTAA
- a CDS encoding alpha-ketoacid dehydrogenase subunit beta: protein MAEVLFFNALREAIDEEMARDSNVFVLGEDVGLYGGSYKVTKGLYEKYGELRVLDTPIAENSFTGMAVGAAMCGLRPIIEGMNMGFLLLAFNQISNNAGMLRYTSGGNFKIPLVIRGPGGVGRQLGAEHSQRLEAYFQAVPGLKIVACSTPYNAKGLLKAAIRDDNPVLFFEHVLLYNLKENLPDHEYVLPLDKAEVVRPGKDVTILTYSRMRYHCLKAAETLEKEGYDPEIIDLISLKPLDFDTIGASIRKTHRVVIVEECMRTGGIGAELTASINDRLFDELDGPVLRLSSQDIPTPYNGTLENLTIVQPQDIVRGVKDMLAVAA, encoded by the coding sequence ATGGCAGAGGTCCTGTTCTTCAACGCACTTCGGGAAGCCATTGACGAGGAGATGGCCCGTGACTCTAATGTCTTCGTTCTTGGCGAAGACGTTGGGCTCTATGGCGGCTCCTACAAAGTCACTAAGGGTCTGTACGAAAAGTACGGCGAGCTACGCGTCCTAGACACCCCTATTGCAGAGAATAGTTTTACGGGGATGGCAGTTGGCGCAGCGATGTGTGGTTTGCGGCCCATCATCGAGGGCATGAACATGGGTTTTCTGCTGCTAGCCTTCAACCAGATCTCCAATAACGCTGGCATGCTGCGTTACACCTCAGGGGGCAACTTCAAAATTCCTTTGGTGATTCGCGGACCCGGAGGGGTAGGTCGTCAACTTGGGGCTGAGCACTCTCAGCGGCTAGAGGCTTACTTCCAAGCCGTGCCAGGTCTCAAAATTGTGGCCTGTTCTACGCCCTATAACGCCAAGGGCTTGCTGAAGGCAGCGATTCGAGACGATAACCCAGTTCTCTTCTTCGAGCATGTTCTCCTTTACAACCTCAAGGAGAATCTGCCCGACCATGAATATGTGCTGCCTCTAGATAAGGCTGAGGTGGTTCGTCCTGGTAAGGATGTGACCATACTCACTTATTCTCGTATGCGCTATCACTGCCTTAAGGCTGCTGAGACGCTAGAGAAAGAAGGCTACGATCCTGAGATTATCGACTTGATCTCGCTTAAGCCACTAGACTTCGACACTATTGGCGCTTCTATTCGCAAGACCCACAGAGTGGTGATTGTTGAAGAGTGTATGCGGACTGGCGGTATCGGCGCTGAGCTTACAGCCTCGATTAATGATCGCTTATTCGATGAGCTCGATGGCCCTGTGTTGCGTTTGTCCTCTCAGGACATTCCCACGCCTTACAACGGCACATTAGAGAACCTGACCATTGTTCAGCCCCAAGATATTGTGCGCGGCGTAAAAGACATGCTGGCAGTTGCAGCATAA
- a CDS encoding DUF4129 domain-containing protein, translating to MHQAQYFRLAVLTLSSLSGLFLLARIALLDPSRLASLAVVLGILSLGWVGVVLQAGQSTWLQTWQRLCQRGLAEFSGPWRWGYRAGLGGGLLLLLGLLRGLGPSWPLVLLLLLPLLLALDQARLVNQRHYWQHLVWPAVTILLALVLEGVWGWSFLVLAGLGGVAVLVMAEQARQETVGVAQSIGQFATRRRLLQAALISLVLATSGWQVLSPLAQFKPPEPPPSQEPPQPNNSPPPDSQLQPDSPPPANQPPPQPPPGEQGSSTGQANAPATAEPPQPPRFPWLWVLLGLLTSGLSAWWILRRRKLDPPAAQATADSWPGADLDEVSKLYWQARGEAEGPTLRADTNRSPGQFLLEVQRQQPEVAADWQRLNDLYLEARFSQRVADDHQIQQARLLRKRLARYQRLNSPTKNSRR from the coding sequence ATGCATCAGGCTCAGTATTTTCGCCTTGCCGTCCTCACCCTGAGCAGTCTGAGTGGGCTTTTTCTGCTGGCCCGCATTGCCCTGCTAGACCCCAGCCGCTTAGCTTCTCTGGCCGTGGTTCTGGGGATCTTGAGCCTGGGCTGGGTTGGCGTCGTGCTTCAGGCGGGTCAAAGCACCTGGCTACAAACTTGGCAAAGGCTCTGTCAACGGGGATTGGCTGAGTTCAGTGGCCCTTGGCGTTGGGGCTATCGTGCCGGACTAGGTGGTGGCCTGCTGCTCTTGCTGGGGTTGCTGCGCGGCTTAGGCCCAAGCTGGCCGTTGGTGCTGCTGCTGCTCCTACCCTTGCTGTTGGCGCTAGACCAGGCCCGCTTGGTTAACCAGCGTCACTATTGGCAACATTTGGTCTGGCCTGCGGTCACGATCCTGCTTGCCTTAGTGCTGGAGGGGGTTTGGGGTTGGAGCTTTCTGGTGCTGGCGGGGTTGGGTGGCGTTGCTGTCCTGGTGATGGCTGAACAGGCTCGTCAAGAGACCGTAGGCGTGGCGCAGAGCATCGGGCAATTTGCTACGCGTCGTCGCTTGCTGCAAGCTGCGCTGATAAGTCTAGTCCTGGCAACATCAGGTTGGCAAGTTCTCAGCCCCCTGGCTCAGTTCAAGCCTCCCGAACCGCCGCCCTCCCAAGAACCGCCACAACCCAACAACTCCCCTCCCCCAGACTCGCAACTTCAGCCCGATTCACCACCACCAGCCAATCAGCCACCACCTCAGCCGCCCCCAGGCGAACAGGGCTCAAGCACCGGTCAAGCCAATGCCCCTGCCACTGCCGAGCCACCCCAACCGCCTCGTTTTCCTTGGCTGTGGGTGCTGCTGGGCCTGTTGACCAGTGGGCTCAGCGCTTGGTGGATTTTGCGCCGACGCAAGCTAGACCCGCCTGCTGCGCAAGCCACAGCAGATAGCTGGCCCGGAGCCGACTTAGATGAAGTCAGCAAGCTCTACTGGCAGGCCCGAGGTGAGGCAGAGGGGCCTACATTGCGGGCTGACACTAACCGTTCGCCGGGTCAGTTCTTATTAGAAGTGCAACGGCAGCAACCAGAAGTCGCGGCGGACTGGCAACGGCTGAACGACTTGTATCTAGAAGCTCGCTTTAGTCAACGGGTAGCCGATGACCACCAAATTCAGCAGGCTCGCCTTTTGAGAAAACGGCTGGCTCGTTACCAACGCCTCAATAGTCCGACCAAAAACTCTCGACGCTAG
- a CDS encoding septal ring lytic transglycosylase RlpA family protein — MSQVVEMAPSLQSRLADFPRVQASSSGTTQVLVNERPILKLRDRERAEVIADQIGLMLVLNPELNADQIRPALVADVPVVRFRERVLFTIDRKLAAAQKRNSVSLLQDSLNRLRTALGERPLSMVEVQADLYNLKATRQRLKGLASWYGPRFNGRPTASGETFEQREFTAAHPTLPFNTFLQVTNRHTGSSVIVRVNDRGPYVKPRMLDLSRAAAYALGSTHPGVVPVEAVVMKPGS; from the coding sequence ATGTCTCAAGTTGTGGAGATGGCTCCTTCTTTGCAGTCACGTTTAGCAGACTTCCCCCGAGTTCAAGCCAGCAGTTCAGGCACAACTCAAGTTCTAGTGAACGAGCGTCCGATTCTTAAGTTACGGGACCGCGAACGAGCCGAGGTTATCGCCGACCAAATTGGTTTAATGTTAGTGCTTAATCCCGAGCTTAACGCCGACCAAATTCGCCCAGCCTTAGTAGCGGATGTGCCTGTTGTTCGGTTTCGAGAGCGGGTGCTATTTACAATTGACCGCAAATTAGCAGCAGCACAAAAGCGGAATAGTGTCTCGCTTCTACAAGACAGCCTTAATCGACTGCGGACCGCTCTCGGTGAACGTCCTCTCTCTATGGTTGAAGTGCAAGCCGATCTTTATAACCTGAAGGCTACCCGCCAACGGCTCAAGGGTCTAGCCTCCTGGTACGGTCCTCGTTTTAACGGAAGGCCCACGGCTTCAGGCGAAACCTTCGAGCAACGGGAGTTCACCGCAGCGCATCCCACCCTGCCCTTCAATACCTTCCTCCAGGTCACCAACCGCCACACTGGCTCCTCGGTCATCGTGCGGGTCAATGACCGAGGGCCTTACGTTAAACCACGCATGCTGGACCTATCCCGGGCAGCTGCCTACGCCTTGGGCAGCACTCACCCCGGTGTGGTGCCAGTTGAGGCAGTGGTGATGAAACCGGGTTCATGA